Within Topomyia yanbarensis strain Yona2022 chromosome 2, ASM3024719v1, whole genome shotgun sequence, the genomic segment CACGCATtatgcaactgttaacagctagtcgtttgaaaaatcctacgatgtacGCTCAAACACTTAATTGCATACTTTAAAAAtcctaacacaacgttaatgttatAGGTTCGATATTTTTCAGGTTGTCAtttcattctgagaggtgaaaatgtcgcgttaagggacaacagagcaaaatattgattttacaacttacacttgtatttatcaaaaaccctgctctatctcaaactttagagcatccatttgttctaggaatttgatcattgatagtcacagaacaatactgtatacCGAGATTTTCGTgctttcatgaaatttttttcacgacagttgcaaacgctgcgttaggggacaacaccaaaatgaacacaaacggtcgcatatgaagtgttgtcccctaatgcgaccgaagtgtttgttgaagctcaaacaaagcgaagtatattacctctagacatgtaaataactcaaaacaaagatttgaaatgccaaactagatgtatttctagtttcaccttTATGTGTATTTGACAAATGATAGTTAGAAATCCTATTAATATGGATTAAGAACAGGGCATaccgcataccacagtgtggCCCGGTATATAAGAGATTATAGACCACAATCGCCACTTTCTAATGGTTCGAAAAAGGTGGAttcaagtagttttggtaagttgaatacattattgacatcggaaaatatattaaataaaattaactgtttattagggtgactcaacaattttttattttgttgaccaaataagttttttcaagcaattttaatgcgctgactttgtttttgacattataaaatctgtaaaataaaattgactgttgaTTAGGGCAGATCGAAAAACGTCATTAGGgtggttcaatatttattttcttgttgcgttaaaaataaacaaatgtgacACTGAAGCAACTCAGCAAAGGTaagactgtcaaacgattatactcagtcaagcagttatgatatttacatattgtatataatgtcgcgaaaaaccagtaatacggttgaagtaaagatttcgaaatagaatatcgcccttccagttcaacctttggcgtttgttcaaccgtttctactcatagatctgcaaGAAGACACTTAATAGTTAAgattgcggaaattaatcaaaatgcagccgttttacgcgatttttggaaaagaagggaACGACgcagtttttgaaaaatttagatATATTTCAGTATAAAAAATTGCTAAAAATCTGCACACAATTGCGGCTTTATGGGTCAGCTGGCCGGCTTGTCActgaattatctaaatgatagaaaactggagaatttcatgaaattgtatcttttatttgcgaATTCTGAGAAATGCATATCCTCGAtaaaattttgactttaacgtgctattaaaacattaaaaagccGTGTTGAACTGCGATGTTTTGTTCATGTAGAAGAAAATCAATTTCGAAAAGACAACCCGTGGTTTgttccaagtggtcaataattataaactgtgaagtccagttccaatttttttcaaaaatttctccacgctgatttagttggaaccgttAATCTCCGCCATCTTTtcatttgttctgctcccaagcccaatacgttggaaaaattcgatcaataatgtccattttcacttaatagaagcaaattttcaaaaaattcgcaaaactttggtgaagtcccgttccattttttttttcaaaaattccttcacggtgatttagttggaaccccaaATTCCtgccttttttatctttttatttgtGCTGTTACCAAGCCTAGTTCGAtgggaaattattttttaaccgTAGGGcattacagtaaaattttcgattttcgaatcattttttcaaaaatttccaagttcttggatttaaaaaaaaattataatttgttttcagcggttttcgtttgttttaagGCTAGATGCTGctgtttcatgctatttttagacatatctcgacaaaaaaaattcgattttcaacatttcatgtactgtggattttttcttatattatgaaaacaatattcaaacgccgcacccccttaatgatgtccgattgcgctaaaaacttgcatagattactttttcgatgtaaaaagcattttatgtaagactttatgcgaagatgaccatttttattgatatcttgcctcttgaacacccctagttctccatacaaactttggttttaaactgtgaagcccggttccaatttttttcaaaaatttcttcaccagggGTTTCCTGGGACCCAAAACATTTGCCGTTTTTTTGGTTCTGCTCACCGATCGTGTGTTGAACAGTGTTATCCCgtcaatttgaaagaatatttaaggaggacaagtgagtgttattccctatgaccaaattcttccgTGAGCTCTCATACTTGTTTGGCATATTGCGTTCCATTCCATATCTTTGAACcctgttctgaaattgttgatttatgCTTAGATAGTTTATCCATTAATAGATGTAATAAAAACACGATTATTTTGTGACATTATAAGGTAGGCCTTCCCCTTAATGGCATAACCCCccccctctctctctctttccacCCCTTAGGACACTCATACTACTGCATGGCTGCGCTATTTCTGAAATAGGTTGCTTATATCTTTTATGTCTATATCCTGTTCTGTAGGCTCCCAAAGTACCTCTGCAGAAGGATTTACTGTACTGTAACGgaaagcgttaggggacaacacttcagtgcacccctaTAAAGGAACGATTTCATAgtttgttatatacaaatagcacatttttagaaaggtattgatgagtactaatagcttttgaaaatatttcatagatATCGTGCACTGTTTtcgtgaaaattaaaaaaaacgtgaTTTTTGCGTTAGTggacaacgcaaaaatggtcaattATTGCTCCCATTTTATCCGGCAATCCATTCACTAAAAAAATCTGCGTCCaaagatgaaatctttgtacaatatgtaTACAATAAAATGGCATCTAAGATTACtccaaattaatttaattacgaACATATCGTTGTGGTAcgggaaaatatattcaattattaaaaacgtgtcttaaatgtattactggtttttattgacgagcgtcataaaattcttttaaaaattactaaatatctatgatttgggagccttaaacctataccaacatatttgagaacaacttttacttatattagcagatttattttcatgaggtaagcgatacaagtgcgtggaatgtgtctaTTAAATCCAACATAATCTCCTTACCAAACTTGTTTCTTATtatattctctataactttttttcttgaaTGACCCAATGCTTCTCTTCTTTAAAGCGATTAACTTTAAcaaacttttctttttttttttcgtggtcaaaacaattttgcaaCAGAGTGAAGTGAATTGAATGAGGATTTAGTTCCGACACAACGAATCGCACCACCATTAAAGACAACTAGCACACCataactttaaatttattttaaaaaaatcatgctGTTTGCAtacaaaaatactatttttctattttaagGTGCTAAatgccatttcaaatcaaagcactcataaaaaatttcaaaaatgcgGTAGtcttcgagatattttaaatttcgtctcaactgattttttttttcgttttattatgACCTGTtgataagttattcacgttacGCCATTAGTTAAAAGCATTTTTGTTTGCTGGCGATATGAAGAatcatattttataataaaagtATAGTTTTATCAGTCAATTTACATGAAGTttacaaatgttgaaagttatcgTTAGAAAAACCTTTTAACTGACAGTTTCGCCATAACACGATTCCGTTTAAAATGTTTCCTTTTTCTGTAGAAAGAGATGAAGAAGaaagatgaaaaattaaaaagggGTTTCTTAAATGTCATTTTTTagcataaatatttttttttgtgaaaaatgtcacAACTTTTTTTCAGCGTATATTTGTGCAGAAGTtgtcattccctgtaactctttCCTTTTGCTTTATAAAATCCGGTAATcgaagattttatttttttggaaaaggCTGCATGCAAAACTTctacgccctttttaaaaattgctctggtgttaatatttttcaattgatagagaaaatcatggagattattaaaatgaacacaactgcaaaattTTGTTCGAATAAACGGAGGTCATATTTTATGGTCGACTAGTTTCTCGTGAAATCCGGGAAATCGATTCTTTAGTACAAGAATCCCTTAAAAAGTCACTAATAAAaccaattaaaaataaataattcgtaATCGTTACattcaaaataaaatgtcaACTAAAACTACTTTGTAATAGTCGGAgattttttttccgattttctACAGACGGTTTTTACGCAACTCTTACAGACGAGTCTTATTTTTACATTCTAAAATATTTAAAGCGAATTTTGAGAATAGTATTCCGTTCTTCTGACTTTTATTATCGTTCATTCATATATCCTTTCCAAGTCCGAATCCGATGAGTTCCATCCACAGATCTATCAAATTATTATGAAAGAAGTACCAATAAATAGAAAAATTTGTACAATTCAAGGTTCCCACATACTTCAAACGCATAAAAGAAGAGGAATGACTAGACTATGTGAGAAAAAAATACATATTGCAATTGTTAAATTATATATTTCCAAGAATTATCTACTGTGTCGTCCCAGTCCATATTCCGCTTCATCATCAACCGTTCCATCATCATCAATAAGGTCGTCTATAGAAGGGTGATCCAGGAAAAAATCCCCTGTTCGCGAATGGGCTGTAAGGATCGTTATAGAGCGGTTGTGCACCATTATTAAGAACTGAGTTGTATCCACCGATGAAGGGATTTGCACCACCATAACCCAATCCGTTGCTATACAATCCACCGTTTGAATAGAGTCCATTTCCGTATAATCCGTTGCCGCCATACTGACCGACACCATATCCATTGTACGGATATCCACCAGTCGACGGATAACCGGAATAACCCGTCGCTAGGGAATTGTAGGAGTATGGATAGCTTCCGATTCCTTGATTGAAACCGTTGTTGTAGGGAGAGTAACCGAAGCTGGAACCTAGAATGGCGTTACAGTGAAGATTGTCCAATTTATAACATTCAACATTGTTCACACACTAACCTAACAACTGTCTAGATTTTCTGCTCAAATCGAAAATCCGTTCTTCGGCCGCCTCGCTTGATTTCGGCCCAGCGACATGTTCTTCGTCTGTTGGTGCACTATGTACAGTTCCCAGCACTAAAATAGTCACCAACGCTAGAAACTTCATCTTAACCGCAATTCAGCTAGACTACTAAACACTAGTATTCGGCAGTATACCACTGGATCTGGTCAACTGAACTACTGATTTTTTCACATCTGACCCACCGGTTTATATATGCCAAAAGTGCCCAAAGTAGCCGATACTTTTCAAGTTCACTCCTGTTAggtttcatgaaacgatacaaTTGTTCCTTAATCGTACGTGTTTTCGGAAGAGTTACATGTACTTTGAAGCGAACAGCGCACAGCGCTAAGACCGCTAGCCAGCTAATTTACAAGTCAGTGTTAGAAGTGTCTCAATTCTGCAATTGAAGCCAAGGGTAGTCATAGCTAGCAGAAATGAATGGGACATCCAAATGGGACGCTAATGTAAATGAGCTATAAAAATTATACAATTGAGGTAAATGACCTTTGAATGTAAGAATGGTACTTGTTTTCGTATATACGTCTGAGTTCACAGCTTGACTCATTGGTAGATTCATATATTCAAGCTGCactaaaattagttttttcataattttgacttattgtttttgtattttgttttgttaaCTTTAGATAGCAAATAATACAAATGGCTTTTATATTTACCACAAAAATGATTTGGATTTAATAGCGTATATGAAAATACAAGTGAATAATAATTCGGCAATACACTAAAATGTTGAGTTTGTTATGTATTTTTCTGCTGTCAAAACCTTCTGTTTGGCGGGAGGATAAATAAATTTTCGATTGTTCGAATTCTCTACAATCGGAAGCATTTATTTTCAGGTTTCTCGAAAACGCGATATTTTCCTATGACTATTTCTACCCTGCATCGTCATTCAGCGTACTTCGATTTATAGTATTCATGTGAAAATATACCATAAAAGGAGAAATGCGCCCAGAAGAAAGTTACAAATCACAAAAACTCCATCACAATCTAGGAATGCTTTGATGGCAATATGTAGAGGGTGTTGGAGAGGTGTGagcatagttttgttttcggggcATAACTCCACAGGCTgaagcaatttaaaataatcaatATCGTGTTTGAGATATGGCTGATTGCGTGAAATGCGTGGAATCGGCATTTCTTAGTTTGGTGAGGAATGGTGAACCATcacaaaaaatagaagaaatggAATATTGTGGCTTCTTTTTTATTAGGTCTATAGACGATACATTTTAagatatttcaaaatcaaaggTGAGGTAGAAAAATGATTTGATTCGCAATGAATAGATGACAATATGGTTCGCGCCAAACCACCTTAATTCGCGGTTGCGGCATGTGGGGATTAAA encodes:
- the LOC131685649 gene encoding uncharacterized protein LOC131685649 — encoded protein: MKFLALVTILVLGTVHSAPTDEEHVAGPKSSEAAEERIFDLSRKSRQLLGSSFGYSPYNNGFNQGIGSYPYSYNSLATGYSGYPSTGGYPYNGYGVGQYGGNGLYGNGLYSNGGLYSNGLGYGGANPFIGGYNSVLNNGAQPLYNDPYSPFANRGFFPGSPFYRRPY